Sequence from the Strix uralensis isolate ZFMK-TIS-50842 chromosome 1, bStrUra1, whole genome shotgun sequence genome:
ATGTTTTGTTAATTCCAGTGGCACTGTTTAAATTTCTATATGAATGGCTGCATGTTCATAGTAGCGTGTAGTCAGGAAACCACAGCCACTGATTGCTggcaagaagcagcagagcacTTTCCAGTGGTGCTGCACAGCAAGGTTTGCAGAGCTGGTTTTAGCAGACCAAGAAGCAGCTGCAGTGGCGGATTCAATTGCTTAGGCAGGAGTGCTGTTCTTTGGGTATCGCGTGGTTTGGGATAAAGCATGGGGAGCTTGAGGTTGGGGCTGGGGATGAGTACACTGGGACACGTAAAATGTGGTCGTTGAGGGACTTCAGGCTCTGGGGACAGTCACAGCTGTCAAGAGGGGGAGCCTCCAGCAAAGAGTGGCCAAATGCAGGTCGAGGTGATGTAATGACAGGGCTGttgggagaggggagggatggggcagaggCAGCGGTGGCAGCTGTGATGAGCAGTTCAGAAACCAGCTCTGACTTCCGCAGCTGGTTCTTAGGTCGGACCAAACTGCTCTTGGTGCAGCCCTTGCTGCAGGTCCTCCTGGTTCCTTGCAGTGCTCATATGCTGAAGCCCAGTGATTTCAAGGCAAGTGTAGGAAGCTCATTGACACCTTGCAGTGACTGCTGAAGGGAAAGTCCGGGATGGGGATGGCATGCCAGCCCCAGGTGGAGGGCTTTGAAAGCCCCTGCCACAAGCTGTTGAAGAGCAAGAGGAGCTGACCACATGCCCCAGGAGCTGTGGATTAGTCCTTAGGCAGCTGAGATTTCCAACAGCGGTAGCTTCTTTGAGGTCTGGACCTCTTTCCCTGTTGAGGTGAGTTAGGTGGCAAGGGCTCTCCAGTTGCATGCCCTTCTGGAGTGTGTTAGCTTTACCTAGTGATCCTGATTTCTTTTGCCTTTCCCAAGAAAATgttgtgttctttctttttctccctaacAACGTTATGCGTAGTTTTAAGCATTTGGTCTTCTTGCTTGGAAGTGATGAAGGTTGTTTATCATGAGCACAGAGACAATGTGGTTTAGTTTCCCAAGGTTCAGGAAGGGAGGGAGCCTAGAACTGGGATTACTTGAGTTTTTTAGTAGGAACCATCAGATAATTGAGCCCAGTCCTCTTCATTGTTCCTTTACAATTGCTGCTTGCTTTATTAACGCATTGCTGagttttttcttgaaagaagttAGATTTGGATTCAGATTGGTGACAGAGCTGTGGAAGGATCTTTTATGATGTGTTGCTTTAAAAAACTGCTGACCACAAGTTTTTATTATTGACAGCACTTTCAGCCCCTCCCCTGTTATAAATGTTATGAAGTCCATCAGTCTTAAAGGCCTTCTTCTCTGGGTTTTATCCATTTTTTGACTCTCTAATGTGAACAAAATGGAACCTCTGCATGGTGGTTGGCAGGTCTTTTACAACCACAAAGCCACGCTTAGTgaacaaaacagctttgatatgcctggttttaaaatacacagtAGCACTGACAAGCTGTCATAAAATCAGGTGAACAAGTTGAAGTGCGGTTGCAATAAAAAAACACTTATCGCAGATTCTGCTCGAAGCTATTTCATTGTATATCCCTATTGAAAACCtcaaaatatgattatttttctctttgggaGAAGCCTTGGGCTGAAGTCATGCAGAAGGTGATTTTCAACCATAATTTTACCCAGACAGGTTTAAATTCTAGTCACTTTATCCAGACTAGCTTTTTGTTAGTCCATTCTTAGTCATCAGTTGTTTCAGCCTAGTTTTGGAAACAGGCCTTGGCAGTTGCCTGGAGCTCTGTGGTACCAGGCAATCTGTTCTGGGGAGGATTTCAGAACTTCGAGTAGGTGATAGAGCCCGATTCTGCAAAGCTCTCAGCATCTTCTCCAGGGTAACAAGTCACCTCAGCTTCCTTCGCTTTGAGAGAAACTTGAGTGTTCTCAGCACCTGTAAGAAACCAGAACATGCctatatttttaagcaaaaaatgCATACACTACACCCACAAAATATTCAGATACAGGCACAAGGAAGAAACTGCATGTGCCCAGAAGTGCAACTGCCCACACAGGATGGGTAGCGCCATGCCATTCACCCATTTCTCTGTGCAGTCACCTCTTTCACAAATGCCTTACAAACAAATTCACATTTTGTGGCGTAATGGGCTTTACTTATAAAGTGAATAGTATTATTTTAGCATATCTTTCGTCACCAAGCAGGACTTTTTAGAGTATAAAATACTTGCTCTAAGATAGATTGTtcctttaaatatatttgtttatatcCTTAGCCTGAAGATATTGGGCAGGCACCAATAGTTAATGCCCCAGAAGGTGGGAAAGTGGATTTAGAAGCCTTCAGCCAGTTTACAAAAATTATCACACCAGCGATTACAAGAGTGGTGGATTTTGCCAAAAAATTGCCTATGTTTTGTGAGGTAAGAAGACTTCCTCATTTGTATGCCTGTTGTTAAAAACTATTCAAAATACTCCTAGCATGGAACTAAAAAAATCACTatgtttaaaatcagaaaaattagaGAATCAAAATAGATGGGACTAGAATCATCTGGATTTTatgagttttgtttttcttgtgattACTGAAATCCTGATTTTGTTTTATCTAGAAGTCATCATTGTTCTTTAGGGACTCTAATGTGTGTTTAGAGGGGGCCTTgaacaaagcaaatgaacaaaaagagACTGTCTAGAAGCATCTTTGATACGTTTAATCAGATCTTCCAGCACACAGTTCCCTCTGTGCTTTCTGGCTCCTTTGTGGGTACAGTATTGTGGAGTTGGGTCTATGCAGTAATAAATTCTTCAAATTCAGGAAAGCATCCCTATCCAGGAATGGCGTTTGCCTCGTTGGGTTCCCTTGGCATGCTTTTCGTGAATGGGGAGGTTGTGCATAAAAGAGTCTGTAAAAGTAACGGATTGTCATTCCAGACAGATACTCACATGTAAAATATACCATAAATAGACTCAAATAGACTTGGTTGCACATTAGGAATACAGAGGCCCTAGTCTGATCTCATTTACACCGAGGTATCATTTTTATTGGAGGACCAGATGCAATGGCTGATGATATTTTTTCCTAACTTAAAAAATGTTATCAGAACTTCAGcctgaaataatatttcagtcTTAATAATTTTAAGTCTTGTGAGTCCCTCAGGATCCACAACCATGGGAGTTTTAATATGGAAATATCCCAAATCCAGTATGGAAGGATGCCTACCTGCTCGCCCACACTGCAGAGCAACACTTGACTCTGCTAGTGAAATGCCAAGTGAATGACATTCAGAATGGGAGTGATCATGGTCAATGAGTTTATCAGGCTCCCCAACTCAGGAACAATGTTTCCTCCTAAGAACTAAATATCAGTCAGGAGGAAGTTTAAGGCAGCCATAGCATTTTACTCTCTGTGGCCGACAGCTTTTCTAAGGTCAGTCAAGGAGAGCTATTTATATCTTCTGGCGCCTACAGAACAAGAAGAGGTAAATATCAATAGTTGGCATAGTGTAAATAGCTCTCCCTGGCTAACCTCAGCATTGGCTCCATCAGCAAGAAAGCATAGAACAGTGGCCAAGCATGAAGATTGTAAAATGCAGGGAATGTGTCCATAGATCAGGAGGCCCTGGCAGCATTCAGTGTCTGAGGGAATCTGTCTCCTCTGATTTGACGTTTGTTGGCGGGAAGTTGCAGTGACATACCAAGGTAgtctttttaatttagaaagctTTGCCAGTTGCACACAGACTGCAGTGCCCATCTGACATCTCCTACCCCTCCTGGCTACCATGGGCCCACTTGTGTCAGAGCCAGGAAGGAAGCGTGGGTGAAGAAGTCAAGGCGTCATTGGGCATGACCTCTGTAGATTATGCAGCTCAGCTAGGATAGACTTCGTTTAGAGCTGAGCCACTGTATAAATCTGACACCCGTAGACAGCGAGGTCTGATGGCAGAGTGAGGGACAACTCCTCGTGAACACAAAGGAATAGGACAGCTGTGCTCTGAGTTGTCATATAGCTCCTGCTGTAGCATAAAGAAAATGACAGATGTTTGCTCCTTTTTGAAGGGACACTGTCCTGTTAACTTTATTTCAGTTACGGTTTGTAACCCATAACTTTTTCTTAGAAGCAACACTGTGTGGGTTGTGGATTTGCTTATGAGAAAAAGCCCTCCTTTCTCCCATAGGACCTGCAGAGCATTTAAACATCATCTCAGTTCTTGATTTCCAGAGGCTCAGGCTGAGAGTGTAATAAATCTCTGTGAAGAAGGGGCATGGCAAGGAACATGCATGGCCACTTACATGTTCAtggctgcttctttctctctttggaCACATGCACAAGCCAGCAAAGCACTGTGAATGCCCGGCTTAGTTTGTGTGCATCCATTGGCCCATGCCTCAAAGCAAGAATCTAATCCCAGAGTACTCAAAAGTATAAGAaaaacttcatttatttctcagcatttctgctGTTGTTTCCTTCTTGCATTTCCTTCTGCTTAGAAGATGAAGGCTGAGGAGCATTTAATCAGTTTGATGCGAGTTTAAGCATCACAGGCATCAGTGGTTCCACGCTGGATGAAGCTGTGTAAACACCTTTCTAGgtagctcagctcagctcagttCCATGGTGCGGCATTACATGTGTGCTGACTGCTGGTATCTCCTGCAGAGGTGAGCACCTCAGGTTCctgccttttgctttttctctctgcagagagaggaggaaaggacaaCATGGCAGATAACCAGCCACATTTGTTGACACCACTCCTGGAAGGTGCTCTGGTAGCAATGTTCAAGCCCTCTGTCTTTGATACCTGCTGCCACTAGTGCATAAGACCTGAGGCTTGGCATCCATGAAACAGGTGTCCCGTGTATCCTTCAGAGTTAGGAAAGCATGTGAAGGATGGGCATAGTCAGATCACTGCTACCATAAAGAAGTTTTAAGAAGGTTCAAGTAGGAAGAGAAATTCTCATTGGTTTAATGGCTCACTAATAAAACAGATGAAGCGTCATGAAATATCTTCCCTACTGTTACCTGTCTGTTCTTTTCCACCATTCTTTCTTCTCCTtagtcttttttcttcatttctctcttcctctctcttctcccttactttctttcatgtcttttttctctgaagttaccTATGCCAGTATCTCTTGATGGTTACTCTCAcacatccttttccttttccttttccttttccttttccttttccttttccttttgcttttgcttttccttttccttttccttttccttttccttttccttttccttttccttttccttttccttttccttttccttttccttacttttcctttccttttttattttctctttcttctttctttttcttttcctttcttttcttttcttttcttttcttttcttttcttttcttttcttttcttttcttttcttttcttttcttttcttttcttttcttttcttttcttttcttttcttttcttttcttttcttttcttttcttttctttttctttttctttttctttttctttttctttttctttttcttttcccttcccttcccttcccttcccttcccttcccttcccttcccttcccttcccttcccttcccttcccttcccttcccttcccttcccttcccttcccttcccttcccttcccttcccttcccttcccttcccttcccttcccttcccttcccttcccttcccttcccttcccttcccttcccttcccttcccttcccttcccttcccttctttttttcttttcccttttatttgattttctttgaCTTTATTCCTATTTCTTACTCTGTTTCTTTCTCTACTTCAGTCTCAGCAGCCAAATGGTGGCATTGTTGTTGGGTAGCAAGACTGTCACTGTGCCTGTGCACATGCTGCTTCCCCacgctgctgctgagctgagtgTGATCTGCAGAGAAAGTGATTTGCCCTGAACAGGATGAATCATTTTTCTTGTATATCAAACACTTCACACCTGAAGTTGGCATTGCTGGAAAAATAGCTGCATGATTCAACTCCTTCTCTTCTCTAACAGGGAACTGCTCTCCAGTTGCGTTAGGTAACTGTCTGACATCCACTCTGCATCATTTTACACTAAATCAATGTGCTTGGTTTGCAAGTACAGAGTTGCCACGTAAACCTATAGTTGATGGggggtttttaattttgaattgcAAATCAGGTAAATAGAATCAGAAATGGATGGATTTTTGCCTCCTTTCAAGCCAAGTAGAAATGAGTTGCTTTTTCATATATGTGACCTTTGCTGTTCATTTAGTGACAGTCTCAAAATAGTCTTGGTGGTTTTTGCTATCATTGAATTACCCATGAAAACATAAAGACATGCTTAACTGAACACATTCTCCTAATGTGTCAGCATCCTGGCTATACTTTATAAATACAGAACCTACCTCCACCAATTTGGACAGCTTATCTTTTTTAATGGCATGGAAAAAACTGTCTAGCCATATGCCCTGACGATCACAGTTTATTCACCAGCATAAGAGCTGGAGCTATACTATAGATTTTTTGTCTGTCCAGCGATGATGTAGGGAGTCTAGGGAGACCAGCCTTACCAGGCTAAATATAGTTTAATAAATTCTGTGTTGTTTAAATGGGCAATGAGAATTAAGAGTACATGCCCCACTGATTGAGGTACCTCTTCTAGAtacaataatttatttcattccttttatttaaaaagcagtcCACTCTTATGGACCCTCCcaaatgtctttcttttcctctggtcAGGTAAGAAATAATCATGGCTGGCAATGAGTTTAACCAGGATGACTGAGGTCTGTACTGGCCCCAATTATAGTTCATTCTGTTACACTAAGTTGTAAGCTGAGGTTGTTCAGTAGTAGAAGAGAGAAGGGTAAACAGCTGAGAACAGTGACCACTTCAGCCATCTCAGTTAGATCCACTCTGATGGGAGACAAAACCAATAGTGTGTTACCACCAACCTGACACCTGACAGGTCTGCTTCACCCTTCACACTTTGTGAAATGTTCTGCTAAGTGGAAAGCTACATTTATTTGACTTAATTTTATAATGCTCCCACAAACTGAGCGGTCCCATGGAGAGCAGCACTTCTGCAAGTTGGGCACATCACCTCAGCATCTGAACCAGCTTGATTTGCTTTCAGTGTCTTGCCCAGGACCACTTGCCTACAGCTGTGTCACCACTAGATTTCCTAAGGGGGTGTGGGGATGTTAACCTGCAGGCAGTTTCGGAAAGCAGGAATGCAAGTCTTGGAGGTTTGTGCGGTGCAGTCAGTCAGCAGCGTGTTTGGAGGACTAGCTGCACTATGCAAGGTAGTGTCCTGGGGTGTGAACTGCAACCTCACGCTCATGGATTTATTGTAGTTGTGAAACGAACTCAGtttgaaaaacatatctttttcTTTACCATTTATAATTTCTGCAGCTGCCATGTGAAgaccagatcatccttctgaaaGGCTGCTGTATGGAGATAATGTCCCTCCGAGCAGCAGTTCGCTATGACCCCGAGAGTGAGACTTTAACACTAAATGGGGAGATGGCGGTGACAAGGGGCCAGCTGAAAAATGGGGGTCTCGGTGTAGTGTCTGATGCCATTTTTGACCTGGGCATGTCTCTTTCTTCATTTAACCTGGATGACACCGAGGTTGCCCTTCTTCAGGCTGTTCTGCTCATGTCATCAGGTGAGAACAGAAATATGTTGGGACCCCAAccattttaaaactctttagaCTTTGTCACAAGcctccttttaaaagaaataggtAATGTTAGATCTTGTAATGCTGACTAATGTGGGAGAAACTTTCCCTCAAAATCCTGACGCAGCTTAGAATTAGTTTGGTGAgcactaggaaaaaaatcagggtATTCAGAGATGGGCATAAAAGTGGCTTTGGTGATACACATTTCTGTGAGCCTCATATGCTTAGTTGGACCTGCCATCGTGTTTTCCTGCTTAACAGCACCACCACTTGCTAATGGGCATTTGAGAGCTGTGCTGTTTCCCCACACTGGGACCATTTGGTCTCTTGGTGCAATGGCACAGAAGCATCACGGACCATTTCATGTGATTTCCAAAGAGTTTCTAACCTTCTTAAATTGAGTATGTTTTCAAATATGTGTTCACTGACTGTGCCAGCCCAAAGAGGAAATTCCATTCTTGGGCAGTGGCAGATTTGGGAAGATTATGTTTTAAGACCACTTTGAAAATCGGGTACTGAATAACAATACAGAGTGATTTACAAGCATTAACTGCGTCTGCGACAGAAAGGTTTCCACATTAATCACATTTGACCTTCCCagtcaaaacattttgatttctttttagttCCTTACACAGTGATACGTGAATAGGGATTTCAGAAGGCAGTTCAGAGGACCTGCTTTCCCAGAAGTGTCTCCTGAAGAGTGATTTGTGAAGGAGCTTTCCCAGCATCCATCTGGGTGCAGGTTGAGACAATTGGCCAAACTTTTGgcctgtgtttttcctttatgctCCCTAACAGTTTCCTTTGCAGCTCACCTGTGGACCAAAGCCTGATCAAAGCATTGGTCAGACTGTAGAGAAACAGATAGTAGTTTAGAAATCTGACAAGGAAATTTTTTTGGTTCTTTATTAGTTGTTTTACAGAAGGTTATAGATAGAAGAGTTAGCTGAGATCTGGTCTAGTCACTGCAAGGAAACACTTCCCGAACAGCCCTACTCTAAATGGGCAAAGCAGGCacagaatgaagaaaggaagGTTTATCTCCTTGCTTTAACAGGGTTAGTACTGGTGTCCAGGGTCAAAGAAGTTGTTTGTGGCAGAGCCAGATGTCCTTGGTGtccctcctttctttcctaaCAACAGAATCATCCTATTTTTCCTGATATATGATCAGGAATTTGTTAAAGTAAGTAATAAGTAATGGTAATTGTGCTTCTTTGTATCTACAGATCGCCCAGGCCTTGTTTGCGTCGAGAGGATAGAAAAGTGTCAAGAGGGTTTCCTCCTGGCATTCGAACACTACATTAATTACAGAAAACACCATGTTGCACACTTTTGGCCAAAACTGCTGATGAAAGTGACAGACCTGCGAATGATCGGAGCCTGCCATGCCAGCCGCTTCCTGCACATGAAGGTGGAGTGCCCCACAGAACTCTTCCCTCCATTGTTCCTGGAAGTGTTTGAGGATTAGAGAGACTGGAGCGGCTCTCCGCACCCCCATCGCACTACTGGCTGTCATTTCATCCCGTTGCCCGGCTCTTCTCACCTCTGTTTGTTCTTCTTCTTTCGTGCTCTTCTGTTTCTTGAGGCggggttgggtttttgtttgggttttctcttGGGGTTGCTGGGGGGCAGTTGTATACACATGGATGAAAACATCCCTTTAATGCGGGTACTTGTGACTATTGCAATTTGTTCTTCAGTCCTTTGATGTGAGTGCTTTGACAGCTTAACAGTGAAAATACAAACAGACCAATCTCATTCACCAGCACTTGCGTGGTCACCAGCTCACACATTGCTTGGAAAATATGGTAAAGAAATTGAAGTGGCAGAAAATAAATTGGCCTCCAAGTTAAAACAGCTATTGTTAATTTGACCCCGGCAATTCTGTCTAGTATTACCTCATTTTGCAGGGCACAAGTGACCATTTTATGAGATGAAATTTCTAGTCTTCGTGGTTGTTTCTATTGTAACAGTCACCATTATGATCTAGgatcttcatcatcatcatgatCCCATCATTATCTGAGGATTGTTCCAGCAGATACAGTTTACCTCTGCGCCATACATTAAGTACTTAAAATAACGCAGAGTATTAGAAGGGACTgagtcattttttttccatgtgtataAGAAAATAAGATCCTTCAGTTCTTACTGCATTTGAACTCCAGGTAACTTCACTGGGAGGTCTGTTGGAGTAAGGAGAGGAATTTGATCATCTGAGGTGCTTTTCCTGAGAGTGGAGAGATCTGCTGTTTCTGAGGTGCGTGGAAAATTTGTCCCTCTGAGGGAGAAGGTTCTCTGTCAGGATAGCAGGCTTTCCTCAGAGTTATTCAGGGATATGAATGCTCGCAGAATGAGGACAAGGAGAACAAAACATACGGGGTGACCTTCAGATGGGACAGAAACCAACTGTGTTGTTAATGACACTCAAGACTGTACAGCTTTATCCCAGTAATACAAATAGTGTTGCTTGGCAGTAATCttttggtttttatatatatatatataaagtttatATGCACGTAtagatataattttatatatatataattacaaaTCTTCAGCAGATGTCTTAaacatatttccatatttttatcttctctctctccttctcttacCCTctcgtgtgcgtgtgtgtgtgtgtaagtgtgTTGATCAGCTAGGTTCTCCCTCCTTGGTGTCTGTATGTGTTTCGTTTGGCTAGATTCTCTCTTGAttcctttaatttatttccaCTAACTGCACTAGCAGGAACAGAACTGAGCAATGACAGGATGTCCTGCTGCCGAAATCTGCAAGCCAGTGCTCACAGTCCTGGAACATTTGGAGGCCGGTGATGAGGGCATTATAGGTAGAGGTTCCTCTCTGTCATCCATCTCCATTCAGGGGTGTTGTCCCTGGGTTTTATGAACTTGATATTAAACCATTCTCTGAATTTGTATGAGACATCAAAAGCATCCTTCTGTTATTCCTGGGAACCAGAGACTTAGTTCATGTATTTTGCACTTCCTCATACCCCATGTTCTTCATGTTGTGCATTCATTTGTACCAGTTTCTTTCTCTGCTATTTATTGATATATTAGCCTGGCAAGTCAGTGGGCATTGTTAGGGTGGATGTGTTGGCTTTCAAAGCTCATGGCCCGTATCTAAACCCATATGTTATGTGTTTATTCCCTCATGAAAACCTGATACTCAGGAAATCTTATCTTGTAGGTGGAATACAGTATGTGTGTGTCAGGGCTTAAATTGTTTCCACCCCTCTTTCCGATTTTCATTGATAAGGCATTTGGAGTGCTGTTGGCTATGTTTTCAGGGATGTGGAATCTTGTTCTACCCATTCTTTGATATCATATGCACCAGTGATGAGTTGTGAGCACTGATGTTATCACTTAGGAGTTTGGACCCATCATTTTGTGAGAACATCGAACACAGTGGgatgtttagggtttttttgcaggtaGCAAGGAAGACAGACCATTGGAAATTCATTCTTAACTGTTTGCTGAAGTTGAAGAACCTCTGTTGTGGGCTGCGTTTGCTCCATCTCAAAGCATATGTGTTAAGAACATCAGTTTCTATCCAGATTCCTTGCAGAGCACTATGTCTTGGGGACAAGGAGTTAGAAACTTTCTAGCTTTTTGGAACAAGAGGCCAGACAGTATGATGAACTCACATGTAGTTGTGCAGAATCTCAGATGAGCAACATCCATAGTCAGTAAAGAGTGCTAGATGCCCGATTTGGGGGTGGCTTGATAGGGAACTGATAGCATATAGGGAAATCAAAAAAAACAGCTGATCCATTACTTGTGTCTATACCCACAGTGGCTTGCAAAGAAAAGAGGAATGTGCCTGTCTTTTGGAGTTCTGGTCTGCCATGGATTGGAGCATGGAGTTCGTCCTGAAGTCAGTCTCACCTGTTTACTAAATGTGAGCTTGAGTTAGCGTACAAGCTTTTGACTGAGCTGGGGATGAGACCCAGGAGAAAAAATGTCACGTTTCTCCTAGTAGTATTCACAATGATCTCACAGCAAGGTCCATGTTGCTTCATGTATTTTTCAGAGCTTCAGTTCCTGGAATTGTGCTGCTGCTTGAGAGGTTCAGTCTGTCATTAAGGTCAACAATTCTTATCCTTTGGGCTATAAAGAAAAGCAGTAACCTAAATGTTAATTATTTAGGTGGGAAGTCACTACCCAGCAGTGACTTAGCTCATAACTGTTGGGGCCCTCATAACTGGCTTTTTAACACTTGGGATTATCAGGACTGCattaatcaaaaaataaataaagatcagaggttagaaaaaaatgtgagagTTAGTGGATTGACTTGTGGGGGCAGCATGAGATGAAAGAACTTGAAATGCCCTGGACAGAACTGCAGTTTGAGCCAGGGCTGAGCATTAATACTTTGCACACTGGCTGCTGTAAAAATCATTGCTCATACAGAACTTCTCCCCCGAGGCCTACTGTGGCAAGTTACACAGTTTTAAAACAGCCTCCATAAATGGATGTCTGAATTCAGCCACGTAAGCGGCATTTAGGCATCCGAGCTAATGGCCTGACTTCCCAAGATGCTGATGCAGTTTGGAGCCGTGCTTAATCAGGGTTCAGAAAATCAGGTCTCCTTCTTTAGGTGATTGCAGATGGACTGAAGTGCCTAAAATCAGGCAACCAACTTTGACGGGTTCGGCATGCTCTAAGCAGAAAGGACGTATGTCAACATACTTTTCTAGCTTTTTAGATTAAGTTGGAGTCTGACGCTGATTAACAGAGGGGATTAGTAGTATTCCTCAGTTGAAAACTAAAACCAAGCTCTTAGTTTGACAGATTTGATGTACTGACATCTAATGGCCTCTGATCTCCTACTAGTCTTATTTTGTGTGACTTCACTGACTCCCTCAATATGACTCCTGATTTATGTGATCATGAGAGCAAAACTAGATCACATGCTCTTGCAGACTCTTACCAGTGGATACTGACCTTAGTTCTGCAATGGCATACTTGCTTTTAAATATCAGTGGTCTCAAGCCATTGTAGGATCGAGCCACTGGATTGACCATCTGAGTGGCAGACATCAGTACTACAGTCAGCACCCTTTGTAGTAACTGGCCTTCTGAGGGAAATAACAAACGTGCACTTTCCAGTGCAGTCTAGAGTCTCATTTCTGATGGTGCCACGTAACTCTCATGTTTGCTTTGTGGTCTACATGTGGGTCTTACATAGAAGATTTT
This genomic interval carries:
- the THRB gene encoding thyroid hormone receptor beta isoform X3 produces the protein MSGYIPSYLDKDELCVVCGDKATGYHYRCITCEGCKGFFRRTIQKNLHPTYSCKYEGKCVIDKVTRNQCQECRFKKCIFVGMATDLVLDDSKRLAKRKLIEENREKRRREELQKTIGHKPEPTDEEWELIKIVTEAHVATNAQGSHWKQKRKFLPEDIGQAPIVNAPEGGKVDLEAFSQFTKIITPAITRVVDFAKKLPMFCELPCEDQIILLKGCCMEIMSLRAAVRYDPESETLTLNGEMAVTRGQLKNGGLGVVSDAIFDLGMSLSSFNLDDTEVALLQAVLLMSSDRPGLVCVERIEKCQEGFLLAFEHYINYRKHHVAHFWPKLLMKVTDLRMIGACHASRFLHMKVECPTELFPPLFLEVFED